A genomic segment from Peribacillus sp. ACCC06369 encodes:
- a CDS encoding YjcZ family sporulation protein, translating into MGAGGFGNGGGFAFIVVLFILLVIVGASWC; encoded by the coding sequence ATGGGTGCAGGTGGTTTTGGAAACGGCGGCGGATTCGCGTTTATCGTAGTATTGTTCATTTTATTAGTTATCGTCGGTGCTTCTTGGTGTTAA